The Chloroflexia bacterium SDU3-3 genome has a segment encoding these proteins:
- a CDS encoding NUDIX hydrolase: MSSSSPKSNTPPENDRRIAYSAGGVIYRASDGQVEVALIATNGGQRWGLPKGHVRRGETAEAAAVREIAEETGLSGEVDRWLATIDYWFRAGPTRIHKYVDFFLVRYLDGTLVPQQAEVDDVRWFALDEAFSLASFERERDILQQVRQLFDDPSFSL; the protein is encoded by the coding sequence ATGTCATCATCGTCGCCAAAATCGAATACCCCCCCAGAGAACGATCGCCGGATCGCCTACTCGGCAGGCGGCGTGATCTACCGCGCCAGCGATGGCCAGGTGGAGGTCGCCCTGATCGCCACCAACGGCGGCCAGCGCTGGGGCCTGCCCAAGGGCCACGTGCGGCGCGGCGAAACCGCCGAGGCCGCCGCCGTGCGCGAGATCGCCGAGGAGACGGGCCTGAGCGGCGAGGTCGACCGCTGGCTGGCCACCATCGACTACTGGTTCCGCGCTGGGCCGACCCGCATCCATAAGTATGTGGATTTCTTCCTGGTGCGCTACCTCGATGGCACCCTGGTGCCCCAGCAGGCCGAGGTGGATGATGTGCGCTGGTTCGCGCTCGACGAGGCCTTCAGCCTGGCCAGCTTCGAGCGCGAGCGCGACATTCTGCAGCAGGTGCGCCAGCTGTTCGACGATCCGTCTTTCTCGCTCTAG
- a CDS encoding inorganic diphosphatase, which yields MNLWHELEPGPAVPDVIHVIVEIPKGSRNKYEYHKKTGAFKLDRVLYSPVHYPGDYGFIPQTYYDDGDPLDVLVMTNLPTFTGCIVEARPIGVFRMTDRGESDDKILAVLHYDPFFADIHDYTDLPAHFIKEVEHFFTVYKDLEGARVEPMGWENAATAKQRIGYAINHYWDMRAGRIPMDKES from the coding sequence ATGAATCTGTGGCACGAGCTTGAGCCGGGGCCTGCGGTCCCGGACGTGATCCACGTTATTGTCGAGATCCCCAAGGGGTCGCGCAATAAGTACGAGTATCACAAGAAGACGGGCGCGTTTAAGCTCGATCGCGTCCTCTACTCACCCGTTCACTACCCCGGCGACTATGGCTTCATCCCGCAGACCTACTATGACGACGGCGACCCGCTGGATGTGCTGGTGATGACCAACCTGCCCACTTTCACCGGCTGCATCGTCGAGGCCCGCCCGATTGGCGTGTTCCGTATGACCGACCGTGGCGAGTCCGACGACAAGATCCTGGCGGTGCTGCACTACGATCCGTTCTTTGCCGACATCCACGACTACACCGACCTGCCCGCCCACTTTATCAAAGAGGTCGAGCACTTCTTCACGGTGTACAAGGATCTGGAGGGCGCACGCGTCGAGCCGATGGGCTGGGAGAATGCCGCCACCGCCAAGCAGCGGATCGGCTACGCGATCAACCACTACTGGGACATGCGCGCGGGCCGCATCCCCATGGACAAAGAGTCGTAG